A part of Balneola sp. genomic DNA contains:
- a CDS encoding TolC family protein, with protein MNKSVLLVTILLLLVVPTRSVDAQQQVLTLEQSIEYAKQNSPLSRAARFSILSAKWRYKSFRADLLPSFTLAGDAPNYNKSIFSNTLDDGTITFSSRTQSEASAALSINQSILPTGGNLSLSSGITRLGIFQDENTYLWQSTPLIASFRQPIFQFNSLKWNNRTEPLRYQIAQKQYIEDMETIAFTVTQSFFDLLLAKINVEVSEFNVTVNDSIYNISQGRFQVGNIAENELLQSELEYRNATASLTTAQLSYLRAEENFKALLGIDDNVELEIVVPSVAPIVNVDVDKALNLALENNSASLQFELNELLADQAYEQAKRNTGFSATLRADFGLNQTSTEFSELYEDPQNRQFFTLSFQIPLFNWGKNLAEIRSARNLQQETANTIAYDKLRFELSVQSTVREFPQLRDQVELARISDDIAARRYDVAKNRYLIGRIDVTDLFIAQNQKDSSRRSYVQSLRSYWEGYYNLRRLTLYDFESDLPILYMTNF; from the coding sequence ATGAATAAATCTGTATTACTAGTCACAATCTTACTTTTATTGGTAGTGCCAACCAGAAGTGTTGACGCTCAGCAGCAGGTACTTACTCTGGAACAGAGTATTGAGTATGCAAAGCAGAATAGTCCGCTTTCACGAGCAGCTCGATTTTCAATTTTGTCAGCCAAGTGGAGATATAAATCATTCAGGGCTGATTTATTACCAAGCTTCACATTAGCCGGAGATGCGCCAAATTATAATAAGTCTATCTTTTCTAATACTCTCGATGATGGTACAATTACCTTTTCTTCAAGAACTCAATCCGAAGCTTCAGCGGCCTTATCTATAAATCAAAGTATCCTTCCAACCGGGGGAAATCTCTCTCTTTCATCTGGAATAACACGTCTTGGAATTTTCCAAGATGAGAATACTTATTTGTGGCAAAGTACACCGCTTATCGCCAGTTTTCGTCAACCTATATTTCAATTTAACTCATTAAAATGGAATAACAGAACCGAGCCACTTCGATATCAGATAGCTCAAAAGCAGTATATCGAGGATATGGAAACTATCGCTTTTACAGTGACCCAGAGTTTTTTCGATTTGTTGCTAGCTAAGATAAACGTAGAAGTTTCGGAGTTTAACGTTACAGTAAACGACTCTATATATAATATTTCACAAGGGCGCTTTCAGGTAGGTAACATTGCAGAAAATGAATTACTTCAAAGTGAGCTTGAGTATCGGAATGCAACTGCTTCATTAACTACCGCTCAGTTAAGTTATCTAAGAGCAGAGGAGAATTTTAAAGCACTACTTGGGATTGATGATAATGTAGAACTTGAAATTGTTGTGCCATCCGTTGCACCAATAGTTAACGTAGATGTTGATAAAGCATTAAACCTGGCTCTTGAGAATAATAGTGCGTCCCTGCAGTTTGAGTTAAATGAATTGCTCGCTGATCAGGCATATGAGCAAGCCAAAAGAAATACTGGGTTCTCAGCTACATTGAGAGCTGATTTTGGGTTAAACCAAACTTCCACTGAATTTTCAGAATTATACGAAGACCCTCAAAACCGACAATTTTTTACGCTTAGCTTTCAGATACCCTTGTTTAATTGGGGAAAGAACCTGGCCGAGATTCGATCAGCAAGAAACCTACAGCAAGAAACCGCTAACACTATTGCTTATGATAAGCTAAGGTTTGAGCTAAGTGTACAAAGTACGGTTCGCGAATTCCCTCAGCTTAGAGATCAGGTAGAATTGGCAAGGATCTCTGATGATATCGCAGCTAGGAGATATGATGTAGCCAAAAACCGATACCTGATCGGTAGAATTGATGTAACAGATCTGTTTATTGCTCAGAACCAGAAAGACAGCTCTAGAAGAAGCTATGTTCAATCTCTGAGAAGCTATTGGGAAGGATACTACAACCTTCGAAGACTTACGCTGTATGATTTCGAAAGTGATCTACCAATCTTATATATGACGAATTTTTAA
- the bshA gene encoding N-acetyl-alpha-D-glucosaminyl L-malate synthase BshA encodes MNIGIVCYPTFGGSGVVATELAKVLAMKGHKIHVLSYARPARLETLDTNITYHEVSINSYPLFEYPPYALALASQMVNLIEYENLDLLHVHYALPHATSAYLAKQIMMEKGKTVPIVTTLHGTDITLVGKDPSYKHVVEFSIDKSDGVTAVSDYLREETCKNFEIDQDIRVIPNFIDLSRFKKSNKSHFKKAICPDGEKVVVHVSNFRRVKRVPEVITVFSKILEHGIGAKLLLVGDGPDRQKAEQQCRELGICEHTRFLGKLDEVEEVLSIADLFLIPSGSETFGLAALEAMSCSVPVISSNIGGLPEVNVDGETGYLCDLDDTQCMADYAVNILTNPELHDTLSTNARKRAELFNQDLVVGMYESFYREVMDGVLQVH; translated from the coding sequence ATGAATATTGGAATAGTTTGTTATCCTACTTTTGGGGGAAGCGGTGTGGTTGCCACAGAATTGGCAAAGGTACTGGCAATGAAAGGGCATAAAATTCATGTGCTCAGTTATGCACGCCCCGCCCGACTTGAGACCCTGGATACAAACATTACTTATCATGAAGTATCTATAAATTCCTATCCATTGTTTGAATACCCGCCCTATGCACTAGCGCTGGCATCGCAAATGGTAAACTTGATCGAGTATGAAAACCTCGATTTGCTTCACGTCCATTATGCTCTTCCGCATGCAACAAGTGCTTACCTGGCAAAGCAGATTATGATGGAAAAGGGCAAAACTGTGCCTATTGTTACAACACTTCATGGCACAGACATTACCCTGGTTGGAAAAGACCCAAGCTATAAGCATGTGGTCGAGTTTTCTATTGACAAAAGTGACGGGGTAACGGCAGTTTCAGATTATCTGAGAGAAGAGACGTGCAAGAATTTTGAAATTGATCAGGACATTAGAGTAATTCCAAACTTTATAGATCTAAGCAGATTCAAGAAGTCTAACAAAAGCCATTTTAAAAAAGCTATCTGCCCTGATGGAGAGAAAGTAGTAGTTCATGTGTCCAATTTCCGAAGGGTAAAAAGAGTTCCGGAAGTAATTACTGTGTTCTCTAAAATTCTCGAACATGGTATTGGAGCAAAGCTATTACTCGTTGGTGATGGACCAGATAGACAGAAAGCTGAGCAGCAGTGCCGTGAACTCGGAATTTGTGAGCATACCCGTTTTTTAGGAAAACTGGACGAAGTAGAAGAAGTATTATCTATAGCTGACCTGTTTTTAATCCCCTCTGGTTCTGAAACCTTTGGATTAGCTGCTCTGGAAGCAATGAGTTGTTCAGTACCCGTCATTAGCTCCAATATTGGTGGTCTTCCGGAAGTAAATGTGGATGGCGAAACTGGCTATTTATGTGATCTTGATGATACTCAATGTATGGCAGATTATGCTGTAAATATTCTTACGAACCCGGAATTACATGATACTCTATCAACAAATGCCCGAAAGAGAGCTGAGCTATTTAACCAGGACTTAGTGGTTGGAATGTATGAGAGTTTCTACCGTGAAGTAATGGATGGGGTGCTTCAGGTTCACTAA
- a CDS encoding YebC/PmpR family DNA-binding transcriptional regulator, whose amino-acid sequence MAGHSKWANIRHKKAKEDAKRSKVFTKIIKELTISAREGGSDPSGNPRLSLAIENAKAANLPKDNMERAIKRGAGELDDGSSYEEVTFEGYGPGGIAYYIEAATDNNNRTVGEIRHIFTKHGGNMGTNGSVGFLFEQKGMIQIPSEGVDEDELMMEALEVGAEDVKAEDDYFIVYSERNELFNVRNTLEQKGFNIESAELIREATTETKVDTETALSNFKMMEKFEENDDVSNVFTNMLMDDETLAVAEEL is encoded by the coding sequence ATGGCAGGACATTCCAAATGGGCGAACATTCGCCATAAGAAAGCAAAAGAAGACGCCAAGCGTTCAAAAGTATTTACAAAAATAATTAAGGAGCTCACTATCTCTGCGAGGGAAGGTGGTAGCGACCCATCGGGAAATCCTCGCCTATCCCTTGCTATCGAAAATGCCAAGGCAGCGAATTTACCTAAAGACAACATGGAGCGCGCTATCAAGCGTGGAGCCGGTGAACTGGATGACGGTTCCTCTTATGAAGAGGTAACATTTGAAGGCTATGGCCCGGGAGGAATTGCTTATTATATAGAAGCAGCAACTGATAACAACAACCGAACCGTTGGAGAAATTCGGCACATTTTCACTAAACATGGTGGTAATATGGGTACGAACGGGTCTGTTGGTTTCTTATTTGAGCAAAAAGGAATGATACAAATCCCATCAGAGGGAGTGGATGAAGATGAATTAATGATGGAAGCACTTGAAGTGGGTGCTGAAGATGTAAAAGCTGAAGATGACTATTTCATTGTTTATTCAGAACGAAATGAGCTTTTTAACGTTCGAAACACTCTCGAGCAAAAGGGGTTCAACATTGAATCTGCAGAACTTATTAGAGAAGCAACCACAGAAACAAAAGTAGACACCGAAACTGCTTTATCAAATTTTAAAATGATGGAAAAATTTGAAGAGAATGATGACGTTTCAAATGTGTTTACTAATATGTTAATGGATGACGAAACATTGGCGGTTGCCGAGGAATTATAA
- a CDS encoding dipeptidase codes for MSTPQAYIETNQDRFLEELLDLLRIPSISTDSTKKEAIQKAANFLIEQLHSLELSRVELFETPGNPIVYGEHCPYPDRPTVLVYGHYDVQPSDPDELWDTPAFEPTIKNGNIYARGASDDKGQAFTHVKAIESFVKSGNPIPVNVKFILEGEEEIGSPNLVPFLETHKELLACDMVLISDTAMFGKDQPSITYGLRGLAYMEVEVIGPNRDLHSGVYGGAVENPLNVLCEMVSKLKDENGVIQIPGFYDSVVPLTQADRDASASLPFDEEAYKKSLDIEAVHGESGYTTLERASARPTLDVNGIWGGYQGEGAKTVLPSKAGAKISMRLVPDQHPKEIARLFKEYFESIAPETVKVTVTEHHGGFASITNLDFYGLKAGAKAFEEVYEKEVLFSREGGSIPIVADFKRVLGVESILMGFGLTSNAIHSPNEHFSIEDFYRGIKTSARFFELLPEFSS; via the coding sequence ATGAGTACACCTCAAGCATATATCGAAACTAACCAAGATAGATTTTTAGAAGAACTACTAGACCTACTCAGGATTCCCAGTATAAGTACTGATTCAACAAAGAAAGAAGCGATTCAAAAAGCAGCTAATTTCCTTATTGAACAACTCCACTCACTCGAATTGAGTCGGGTCGAACTTTTCGAAACTCCCGGAAACCCTATTGTTTATGGTGAACACTGTCCTTACCCTGACCGACCAACAGTTTTAGTATATGGTCATTACGATGTTCAACCATCTGATCCTGATGAACTTTGGGATACACCAGCATTTGAACCAACCATAAAAAATGGGAATATCTATGCACGTGGTGCAAGTGATGACAAGGGCCAGGCGTTTACTCATGTAAAGGCAATAGAATCCTTTGTAAAATCAGGAAATCCGATACCAGTAAACGTAAAGTTTATCCTGGAAGGAGAAGAAGAAATCGGTTCTCCAAACCTCGTTCCATTTCTCGAAACCCATAAAGAGTTGCTTGCTTGTGATATGGTGCTAATCTCAGATACAGCCATGTTTGGCAAAGATCAGCCATCTATTACTTATGGGCTTCGAGGGCTGGCTTATATGGAGGTAGAAGTGATTGGCCCCAATCGTGATTTGCATTCTGGAGTTTATGGTGGAGCTGTAGAAAATCCTTTGAATGTATTATGTGAGATGGTGTCCAAATTGAAGGACGAAAACGGAGTTATTCAAATTCCTGGTTTCTATGACTCTGTAGTCCCACTAACTCAAGCCGACCGTGATGCTTCTGCCTCTCTTCCCTTTGATGAAGAAGCATATAAAAAATCACTCGATATTGAAGCTGTTCATGGTGAAAGTGGATATACTACCCTGGAAAGAGCTTCAGCACGTCCTACTCTCGATGTAAATGGAATATGGGGAGGATACCAAGGAGAAGGAGCAAAAACAGTACTCCCATCAAAAGCCGGAGCAAAAATCAGCATGCGACTGGTACCTGATCAACATCCAAAAGAGATTGCCCGATTGTTTAAAGAATACTTTGAAAGCATCGCACCTGAAACTGTGAAAGTTACCGTAACAGAGCACCATGGAGGCTTTGCTTCTATAACGAATCTGGATTTTTACGGATTAAAAGCCGGTGCAAAAGCATTCGAAGAGGTATATGAAAAAGAGGTACTATTCTCCAGAGAAGGCGGATCAATCCCTATTGTTGCTGACTTTAAACGAGTATTAGGAGTAGAGTCAATCCTGATGGGTTTTGGGCTTACCAGCAATGCTATACATTCACCTAACGAACATTTCTCAATAGAAGATTTTTACAGAGGGATTAAAACCTCTGCTCGCTTTTTTGAGTTGCTCCCAGAGTTTAGCTCTTAA
- a CDS encoding protein BatD yields the protein MIRTGKSTFFISFYIFLFLLSARVIAQDITIDASLTQTKIFSGENVRLDIKVSGQSINSINRPTIPNIDGLRWLSGSTSTSQNFSYVNGRPSVAYTYGYQFIAQAPGNYTLPALEFTVNGENYQTNEISFEVLDPKTIDTGEAERSPEIYLRLEPNTQNPVVGEQVIADIVLYFKSEVEVSSYQASPGWKAEGFWKEELENRQQARTTTTIINGVRYQRAVLLQYAIFPTKSGELTLSPFEVVVQVRQRNRRRDIFSFGLGQERKELQTLPVDIVVQQLPQLNDADFLGGVGSFSITRSINPGKAYVGESVEVVTTITGQGNIPLIVKPEYSYPETLELYNPQENSTITRSGQQIGGTKIFTDILIARNEGSFKIPEVRMAYFNPETNRYNTISLPELTLEAERDPRATAISTNELRFNVNPITGLANWTSMEQARLHTKSWIWLLLFSPFLLLGGAFLLKTYSEKMSTDTAFSRSQKARKKAVEELDLAKNNSDIKQGYNHIQKALNQFIADKLNLPLAGLSIQELCDHISKRGDSDSANEIRRLLEKCDTIAYAPNTSQDDLELDIQKAEELIKKLGGL from the coding sequence ATGATAAGGACTGGTAAAAGCACCTTTTTCATATCGTTTTATATTTTTCTCTTCCTGTTGTCAGCCAGAGTTATTGCTCAGGATATAACGATTGATGCATCGCTTACACAAACCAAGATTTTTTCTGGGGAAAATGTTCGGTTAGATATCAAGGTATCCGGACAATCCATCAATTCCATTAACCGACCTACCATCCCCAATATAGATGGCTTGCGTTGGCTAAGTGGAAGCACCAGTACCTCTCAAAATTTTTCTTATGTAAATGGGCGACCTTCTGTGGCTTATACCTATGGCTATCAGTTTATTGCCCAAGCTCCTGGAAATTATACGCTGCCAGCTTTAGAGTTTACTGTGAATGGAGAGAATTATCAAACCAATGAGATTTCATTTGAAGTTCTGGACCCTAAAACGATTGATACCGGCGAAGCAGAACGATCTCCCGAAATTTATCTAAGGCTTGAGCCAAATACTCAGAACCCTGTTGTTGGTGAACAGGTAATCGCTGATATCGTTCTTTATTTTAAATCGGAAGTAGAAGTGTCTTCCTACCAGGCTTCCCCTGGCTGGAAAGCAGAAGGTTTCTGGAAGGAAGAACTCGAAAACAGGCAACAGGCACGTACTACCACTACTATTATTAATGGCGTTCGGTATCAGAGAGCGGTATTACTTCAGTATGCAATCTTTCCAACTAAATCCGGTGAATTAACCCTTAGCCCTTTTGAAGTGGTAGTTCAGGTGCGTCAACGCAACCGGCGTCGGGATATCTTTAGTTTTGGACTTGGCCAGGAGCGTAAAGAACTCCAAACCCTTCCTGTTGATATTGTAGTTCAACAACTTCCCCAACTTAATGATGCTGATTTTTTGGGAGGTGTTGGAAGTTTTTCTATCACAAGAAGTATAAATCCTGGAAAAGCATATGTGGGAGAAAGTGTAGAAGTAGTCACAACTATTACAGGACAAGGTAATATTCCGCTTATCGTAAAACCTGAGTATTCATACCCTGAAACCCTGGAGCTCTACAATCCACAGGAAAATTCTACCATTACACGATCAGGTCAACAAATTGGTGGAACAAAAATATTTACTGATATACTTATTGCGAGAAATGAGGGTTCGTTCAAAATACCTGAAGTAAGGATGGCTTACTTTAATCCTGAGACAAACAGATATAATACGATTAGTTTACCGGAGCTGACTCTTGAAGCAGAACGAGACCCGCGGGCAACAGCTATTTCTACCAATGAACTTCGTTTTAATGTAAATCCAATTACCGGTTTAGCAAACTGGACAAGCATGGAGCAAGCAAGATTGCATACCAAATCCTGGATATGGTTACTTCTTTTTTCTCCTTTTTTATTATTAGGTGGTGCATTTCTGCTTAAGACTTATTCTGAGAAGATGAGCACTGATACTGCTTTTTCCCGATCTCAAAAAGCACGCAAAAAGGCTGTTGAAGAGCTCGATCTGGCGAAAAATAATAGCGATATCAAACAAGGGTACAACCATATACAAAAGGCCCTCAATCAGTTCATAGCTGATAAACTCAACCTTCCTCTCGCCGGACTGTCGATACAAGAATTATGCGATCATATTTCTAAACGGGGAGACTCTGATTCGGCAAACGAAATAAGAAGACTCCTGGAAAAATGTGATACCATAGCTTATGCGCCTAACACCTCACAGGATGATCTTGAATTAGACATTCAAAAAGCAGAAGAACTTATCAAAAAATTAGGCGGGCTATAA
- a CDS encoding tetratricopeptide repeat protein produces MNISFAYILIVLLLADPGNSDAKKGNDAYEKGDYAKAEELYRASIETDPENAEVYFNLANALAKQGKTEEAIQTYMEYRSMADSPEKKALAEYNIGSVLAQGQQWKPASQHFRNSLKLNPTDQEAKHNFERAMIESSKQNEQQQQEQQQNQDQEPPSEYAKAMKKRAEQLVGERKYQEALKIMQEALNADPTVQNFNDFIKRISDVSQIDS; encoded by the coding sequence ATGAACATCTCTTTTGCTTATATATTAATAGTTCTTCTTTTAGCCGACCCTGGTAACAGTGATGCTAAAAAAGGAAATGATGCATATGAAAAAGGTGATTACGCAAAAGCTGAAGAATTGTACAGGGCATCTATTGAAACAGACCCGGAAAACGCGGAAGTCTATTTTAATCTTGCTAATGCGCTAGCTAAACAAGGGAAAACAGAGGAAGCTATTCAAACTTACATGGAATATCGCTCTATGGCCGATTCTCCTGAAAAGAAAGCGTTGGCAGAATATAACATCGGTTCAGTACTAGCTCAGGGTCAACAATGGAAACCTGCTTCACAACACTTTCGAAATTCACTTAAGCTTAATCCGACCGATCAGGAAGCCAAGCACAATTTTGAAAGAGCTATGATCGAATCGAGTAAGCAGAATGAGCAACAGCAGCAAGAGCAACAACAAAATCAGGATCAGGAACCACCCAGTGAATATGCGAAGGCAATGAAAAAAAGAGCCGAACAATTAGTCGGTGAGCGAAAGTACCAGGAAGCTCTTAAGATCATGCAAGAAGCACTAAATGCTGATCCTACTGTTCAAAACTTTAACGATTTCATCAAGCGTATTAGTGATGTAAGTCAAATTGACTCCTAA
- a CDS encoding SH3 domain-containing protein, producing MKKLSILLLSLMITVLGKAQESAQLLFDQANTLLEESEYYDALNQYRNIESMNMVSGALFLNMGIAATQIDSIGLAKYYFLKASSFPTTKSSALEALQYVESQFSRQSAMLPKLPWDRAVDWLKEEPTSTGVFLIGFILLFCTLILILLRWFTTLNPKRYRAILLSMLIPGVLLVLLAFYVDYVDYRYSQAVIIENEIQVRQRPDDASELVSLAYEGYEITVDESLSSEHDNWLYIRLGNGQFGWIHTQGVKIL from the coding sequence ATGAAGAAGCTGAGTATTCTTCTTTTGAGTTTAATGATAACGGTATTAGGAAAGGCACAGGAAAGTGCCCAATTGCTCTTTGATCAGGCAAATACTCTGCTCGAAGAAAGCGAGTACTACGATGCACTTAATCAATACCGGAATATTGAATCCATGAATATGGTATCCGGTGCATTATTCCTAAATATGGGAATTGCAGCCACGCAAATAGATTCAATTGGTCTTGCTAAATATTACTTCCTAAAAGCTAGCTCTTTTCCAACCACAAAATCTTCTGCCCTTGAAGCATTACAATATGTTGAATCACAATTCAGCAGACAATCTGCAATGCTCCCAAAACTACCATGGGACCGTGCTGTTGACTGGCTAAAGGAAGAACCCACTTCTACAGGTGTTTTTCTAATTGGCTTTATTCTTCTGTTTTGCACACTAATCTTAATCCTTCTTCGGTGGTTTACCACACTAAATCCTAAGAGGTATAGAGCCATTTTGTTATCGATGCTAATACCCGGAGTGTTGCTAGTATTACTCGCATTTTATGTGGACTACGTTGATTACAGATATAGTCAGGCTGTTATTATAGAGAATGAGATCCAGGTTCGGCAGCGGCCTGATGATGCTTCTGAATTAGTAAGCCTGGCTTACGAAGGTTATGAAATAACTGTTGATGAATCATTGAGTTCTGAGCATGATAATTGGCTTTATATTAGATTGGGCAACGGCCAATTTGGATGGATACATACACAAGGAGTCAAAATTTTATAA